The DNA sequence TGTCGGGTAGGGCTCGGCATGCGCGATCTGCACTGGCTTCAGCGCGCCGGCGACCATGATCCGTGCAGTCCAGCGCAACGCGGACGGCCGGTAGCAGCGCTTGATGATGTCTGTGGGCTTGGCCTGTTCGAGGTGGCCGTCGCGGGCGTGTGGCACTTCGGCGCTGCTCATGAACACCGGTGTGGCGTACTTTTGGTGGAAGTGGTTTATCGCACCCATGTGGTCCAGGTGAGCGTGGGTCAGAAGCACCGCCTGAACATCGATGGGGTGTCTTCCCAGCATTCGGATTGAATCCTCCACCGCTGAGGTGTCACCCGGCCAGCCCGCATCGATGAGAGTCAGTTCCGTGCCGTCGCGCAGCAGCACCCAGTTGACAGCGGTGCCTTCCACGCAGAACACGTCGGGGGCGACCTCCTGCATAAGAAACTCCTCCACCATGCCGGAACAATCGTTCCGACAGTAACACCGATCAGCGTTAAAGTGGAACGACTGTTCCGCGTTCTTGAGGAGAATTTGGTGAAGCTGAGACGCGTACGCACGGCCGCTGGCCTGGAAGTGCAGACCAACGACGCCAGCGGCTCCTGGCAGCCGTGTGACGACAGCAGCTCGCTGGGCGGACGCACTTTCGATCGAGAATGGGAACTCACCCGCGCCGACGAACACCTGCAGCACGGCGCCGTGCTGTTGCCCTTTCAGCCGGTGTCGTTTCGCGACTTCATGCTCTACGAGCGCCACGTCCTCGACGCCAGCCGCGGTCTGGTCCGGCGCTTTCATCCCTTCCAATACCGGTTTGTCGAGGCGGTCGAAGCGCTGACCCGGTGCACGTTTCCGCTCCTGAAACCCAAGCCGTTGTTCTACACCCAGCCCATGTACTACATGTCGAATGCCATGACGTTCGTTCCTTCGGGCACACCGATCGCCGCCCCGACCTACACTCGCGCGCTGGACTACGAACTGGAGATCGGTTTCGTCCTGGCGCGT is a window from the Mycolicibacterium poriferae genome containing:
- a CDS encoding MBL fold metallo-hydrolase, producing MQEVAPDVFCVEGTAVNWVLLRDGTELTLIDAGWPGDTSAVEDSIRMLGRHPIDVQAVLLTHAHLDHMGAINHFHQKYATPVFMSSAEVPHARDGHLEQAKPTDIIKRCYRPSALRWTARIMVAGALKPVQIAHAEPYPTPGPLDVPGAPVPVACAGHTSGHSAFHLPDKGVLVTGDALVTGHPLSPLSGPQLLPPFFAHAPAEAEAALQCLAGVDAEVLIPGHGMPWRGTPAVAAEQARRHARTSNTL
- a CDS encoding fumarylacetoacetate hydrolase family protein — protein: MKLRRVRTAAGLEVQTNDASGSWQPCDDSSSLGGRTFDREWELTRADEHLQHGAVLLPFQPVSFRDFMLYERHVLDASRGLVRRFHPFQYRFVEAVEALTRCTFPLLKPKPLFYTQPMYYMSNAMTFVPSGTPIAAPTYTRALDYELEIGFVLARGLFNATPAEALDAIGAFVVLNDFSARDVQRAEMASGFGPQKSKHFASSLSEVAVTADEILPHIDDLHGTVAINGVTVANVSSAGMHHTLGQVLAHASCGEHLRPGELFATGTLPGGSGMETGHWLQPGDTVELAIDAIGSIEHAIIDS